TACGCCTTTAGGTGGTCTGATGTTAAGGTCAATAACTGCTCGTTCACCGAGAATACTGGCGGGATGATACTGGAGGACTTCTCCACCGCCCACGTTGAGGCGTCGAGCATCTCCAGAAACAGCGCCGACAGCGGAGCCGCCATCAATTGCCTCCACCATTGCCAGATAACGCTTGAGTCTTGCACGCTTTGGTCAAATGTGGCGACCGGAAGCGGCGGGGCTATCTTGTGTGAGCGGGACGGTAGGTGCAACATTACCGACTGCGAGCTCTCTCTGAACACCTCGGGCCAGGACGGCGGTGCGATATGCTGCGTTGGCTCTACCCTTCAACTTCTGGACTCGGACGTAACGGCCAACTCGGCAAGAGGCCAGGGCGGTGGCGTTTTCTGCGGTCAAGATTCCGAGGCGACAATTGACGAGACCAACATAGCTGGAAACGATGCCGCATGGGGCGCCGGGGTGGCGTTCAGCGATAACACCGGCGGCAACATAACATCCTGCAATTTCACCAAGAACAGCGCCTCGTCCGGTGGCGCTGCAGTATTCTGCCAGAACTACTCTTCCCCGAATTTGCTCCATTGCAGAATAATGGATAACGTGGTGGCCGGAGATGCACCGCTTGGCGGAGCGGGTCTCTATTGCGAGTATTGCTGCGACCCTAACCTCAACAACTGCTTGGTCGCGAGAAACGACTCCCAAGTCCCCGGCGCCGGTATCTATTCCAACGAGTATTGCAGCCCCACGTTGACCAACGTTACCGTCTGGGACAACACGGCCGCCTCAAGCGCAACAAGCATCTTTTGCGATAGCTACTCAGAACTCTCACTTCTAAGCTGCATTGTGTGGGGCGGGGAGGACGGGATCGCAACGCTCGGTGAGAGCGAGGTCCAGGCCTCATACTCCTGCGTATTCGGCGGATACTCCGGGCCAGGAACCAACAACATCGATCAGAACCCACGCTTCGCCAGCGCCTCGGATGCACGAGGCGACTACTACCTAAGCGCTGAGGCCGCAAAACAGAAGGAGGATAGCCCCTGTATTAACGCAGGATTCGGCTTCATCGAGAACGCCTCTGGCGGGCTTTCGTTCCGCACCACCCGAACGGACGACGGGTTTGACGCGGACGAAGTTGACATGGGCTATCACTATCTTACGAGCATCGCGGACATCAAATGCTACCTCAACGCCTCGCAATACCGCGTTGGGGACACGTTTGACCTTTCCATTCGTATC
This genomic window from bacterium contains:
- a CDS encoding right-handed parallel beta-helix repeat-containing protein gives rise to the protein MRRILAFCWAVVLAFAVLSTGLASASTTYYVNSTIGDDTNDGSRSAPWKTISHSLANIGGADPSRPARLSIASGNYSSSANGETFPLEVRSYVTMVGMGPESTVLDAGLSAPHVIFVQNAQSVTIERIALTQGAATGDWPDACGGGICAINSDITVRSCKIYSNSATVVDKHGAGAGVYLYGDCSPLIEDCQFVLNTATAGGAGICCEYYCSPTVINTTFDRNTGAAIYAFRWSDVKVNNCSFTENTGGMILEDFSTAHVEASSISRNSADSGAAINCLHHCQITLESCTLWSNVATGSGGAILCERDGRCNITDCELSLNTSGQDGGAICCVGSTLQLLDSDVTANSARGQGGGVFCGQDSEATIDETNIAGNDAAWGAGVAFSDNTGGNITSCNFTKNSASSGGAAVFCQNYSSPNLLHCRIMDNVVAGDAPLGGAGLYCEYCCDPNLNNCLVARNDSQVPGAGIYSNEYCSPTLTNVTVWDNTAASSATSIFCDSYSELSLLSCIVWGGEDGIATLGESEVQASYSCVFGGYSGPGTNNIDQNPRFASASDARGDYYLSAEAAKQKEDSPCINAGFGFIENASGGLSFRTTRTDDGFDADEVDMGYHYLTSIADIKCYLNASQYRVGDTFDLSIRIANPSDESTTADAYIAIVSPTGQIFCVGDTAFGPGLFPWVAGFEMPGDYLFGPASVLAFQVPQGCPVGTYLAAAALFIPGSMTQMSEMSLVGFEMLD